The following proteins are encoded in a genomic region of Athene noctua chromosome 9, bAthNoc1.hap1.1, whole genome shotgun sequence:
- the LOC141963916 gene encoding uncharacterized protein LOC141963916, which translates to MGCDDAPSEAEGIDILYDLLEAHRSHPSIQGRDWAKNHWFQPQSVVDRIRLLQKEAKVRKGKGKAIICAVLGASLAAAMEEKKEKYSQTDTLIDSLQAVIQTLQNQLRDPKGLLEEERDQNRILKDELREYILAEADTHAEAEVKLLEKGIRQIYPQGDLQKAKETLESHPHMYPLVKTEYLYEDDSDNRPQVITKEVPFTSTELAKLKKDFSRTAKESETEYVWRVSLSGEDGILLSEKEAEGYWGPGAFLTTGDCRAPWSLTQRIAYWAGGLNPLERGDPLAITGTVDQLVESVQKAACLQMMYDRELKPNQGSPMMMPVDPERMTPLIRGLPDSLKPIAIQLQGKIQNTPNGERITAALEGIVTPDHQQQGKKIWTWGDVAQELINFGRKYGPVGGLSQRTETRVVRAAEQISGRQSSMRKGQGFGSPRFQNPGKDRSLTRLGLWQLGLQKGIPRKLMDGLTTQKLEQLVEGWPEQKVTSKPTPSAPPLIDLGEEPTGEKEHGQSKSLTANGD; encoded by the exons atgggctgtgatgatgcgccctcagaggctgaaggaatagatatattatatgatcttttggaggcacacagatcccatccctcaattcaggggcgagactgggcgaaaaaccactggttccaaccacagagtgtggtggatcggataaggttattgcagaaggaagctaaggttagaaaggggaaaggaaaagctatcaTTTGTGCGGTGCTAGgagcgagtctggcagctgcaatggaagagaaaaaggagaagtatagccaaactgacactttgatagactcgctgcaggcggtcatacagaccctgcaaAACCAATTGAGAGATCCTAAAgggttgttagaggaggaaagggatcaaaatagaatattgaaagatgaattgagagaatacattttggcagaggcagatacccatgccgaggcagaagtgaaacttctggagaaagggatacgtcaaatctatccccaaggagatttgcagaaggcaaaagaaactctagaaagtcacccccacatgtatccactggttaaaacagagtatctatatgaggacgatagtgataaccgtcctcaggttatcaccaaagaagtcccatttacctcaactgaattggcaaaactgaagaaagatttttcaaggactgcaaaagaatcagagacagagtacgtgtggagagtgtctctgtcaggagagGATGGAATTCtattgtctgagaaagaagcagaaggatattggggtccgggtgcgtttctaaccactggcgacTGCCGAGCCCCATGGTCTCTGACTCAGAGAATTGCATActgggccggagggctgaaccccttggagaggggagatccccttgccataacaggtacggtggatcaactagtggaaagtgtacagaaggcagcctgtctgcagatgatgtatgatcgggagctcaagcccaaccaaggctctccgatgatgatgcctgtggacccagagaggatgactcctctgatacgaggactccctgactccctgaaacccattgctattcaattgcaagggaagattcaaaacactcctaatggagaaagaataacggccgctctggaggggatagtgacccctgaccaccaacagcaagggaagaaaatatggacatggggagatgtagctcaggaattgattaattttgggagaaaatatggtcctgttggtggactgtctcaaagaactgaaaccagggttgtgcgggctgcagagcaaattagtgggcgACAGTCatcaatgaggaagggacaaggcttcggatcaccccgatttcagaatcctgggaaaGATAGGTCCCTAACTCGACTGGGATTGTGGCAattagggcttcagaaaggcattcctcggaaattgatggatggactcacgactcaaaaattagagcaacttgtggaggGATGGCccgagcaaaaggtcacttccaaaccaacccctagtgctccacccttaatagaccttggggaggagccaactggagaaaaggag CATGGCCAGTCCAAAAGCCTAACGGCAAATGGAGATTGA